Part of the Kitasatospora sp. NBC_00374 genome is shown below.
AGTGCTTCCGTCCCCCGACACGCGCTGGTGGCCCCGGCCCGGCGGCTCCTGCCGACCTTCCCCGCGGGCCCGACCGAGGAGCAACCGTGACCGACCTGGCGTCCACCGCCGTGCAGCAGGAGATCGCCCGGGATCTGCAGGTGAGCCCGTCCTTCGAGGTGCACCACGAGATCGAACGCCGGGTGGCCTTCCTCACCGACCGGCTGCTCTCCACGGGCCTGCGCGCGTTGGTGCTGGGGATCAGCGGCGGCGTCGACTCCACGACCGCGGGCCGGCTGTGCCAGCTCGCGGTCGAGCGGGTCCGGGCCGACGGACGGGAGGCGACGTTCTTCGCGATGCGGCTGCCGTACGGCACCCAGGCCGACGAGAAGGACGCCCAGCTGGCGCTGGAGTTCATCCGGCCCGACCGGATCCTGACCGTCGATGTGAAGCCCGCCTGCGACGCCGCGCTGGAGGCGGTGCTGGCCGGCGGCACGGTCTTCCGCGACCCGCACCACCAGGACTTCGTGCACGGCAACATCAAGGCCCGGCAGCGCATGGTCGCGCAGTACGCGGTGGCGGGCGCCCACGACGGCCTGGTGGTGGGCACCGACCACGCCGCCGAGGCGGTCTCCGGGTTCTTCACCAAGTTCGGCGACGGCGCGGCCGACGTCGTCCCGCTCACCGGCCTCACCAAGCGGCGGGTCCGGGCCGTGTCGCAGGCCCTGGGTGCGCCGGCCGAGCTGATCTGGAAGACCCCGACCGCCGACCTGGAGACCCTGGACCCGGGCAAGCCGGACGAGGAGGCCCTCGGCGTCACCTACGACGACATCGACGACTTCCTGGAGGGCGAGCCGGTCGACGGGGCCGCCTTCGAGGCCGTCGTCCGCCGCTACCGGCTCACCGAGCACAAGCGGCAGCTGCCGATCGCCCCCTGAGCCGGCGGCCCGGAGCTCCCGGAGCGGACGCGCCCCGGCGGACGGGGTGAACGTCACTCGGCGGACGGGGTGGACGGGGTGGACGGGGTGGACGCCACTCGGCGTCAGCCGCCGGCGCCGACCCGGACGACCTCGGCCAGCACCATCAGCCCGCCCAGCGACGCCCACCAGGCGCCGATCCGCCGGAGCGTGCCCGGGGTCGCGGAGCCGAGCGGACGCCAGGAGCGCGCGCCGAGCCGGAAGCACTTCTCGGCCACCCCGCCGGTGTTCAGCGCCAGCGCCAGACCCGAGACCACCATCACCGCGATGGTGATCCACAGAACCCAGCTGTCGTCACCCGCTGCTCCCATCCGGATCCCCCCTGTCGTCGCGTCTCCCGCCACCCTCGCACAGCGGGCGGCCGTTTCGGGGTGCAAGCCCCAGTGCGCCCCTCACGCGCCCTGCCTGCGGATGCCGGGCCTCCGCGACCGTGGACCCTGAACCCGTCTGCACGTCGGTCGAGGGGGCGTCCATGCACGGTCCGGCCCTGGTCACCTGGCTGGTCGCCGCCCTGGCCGTGGGCGCCGCGGCCCTCTGCCTGGTACGGCTGCGCGGCCCCGGCTGCGTCGGAGCGGCGGGCCACCGGCCGGACCGGGAGTCGGACACCGCCGAGGCCCTGATGGCCCTCGGCATGGCGGGGATGACCCTGCTGCCCGGCCCGCTCTGGGGCTGGCTGTTCACCGTGCCGGCCGGCGCGCTGCTGCTGGGCGCGCTCGGACCGGTGCTGGCGCGTACCGCGCCGGGGCCCGCACCGAGGTCCGTGCCGGGGCCGGGCGCGCACCGGCTGCACCACGGCATCGGGGCGCTCGCCATGGTGTACATGGCGCTCGCGATGGGGAGCCCGCCGGCCCACGCGC
Proteins encoded:
- the nadE gene encoding ammonia-dependent NAD(+) synthetase, whose translation is MTDLASTAVQQEIARDLQVSPSFEVHHEIERRVAFLTDRLLSTGLRALVLGISGGVDSTTAGRLCQLAVERVRADGREATFFAMRLPYGTQADEKDAQLALEFIRPDRILTVDVKPACDAALEAVLAGGTVFRDPHHQDFVHGNIKARQRMVAQYAVAGAHDGLVVGTDHAAEAVSGFFTKFGDGAADVVPLTGLTKRRVRAVSQALGAPAELIWKTPTADLETLDPGKPDEEALGVTYDDIDDFLEGEPVDGAAFEAVVRRYRLTEHKRQLPIAP
- a CDS encoding DUF5134 domain-containing protein — its product is MHGPALVTWLVAALAVGAAALCLVRLRGPGCVGAAGHRPDRESDTAEALMALGMAGMTLLPGPLWGWLFTVPAGALLLGALGPVLARTAPGPAPRSVPGPGAHRLHHGIGALAMVYMALAMGSPPAHAHHTSAPGLPAVTGVLLVYFGGYALWSGSRLLSAPAGPRPAPADGGLGRACRVAMGIGMFAMLLTM